In a single window of the Salmo trutta chromosome 21, fSalTru1.1, whole genome shotgun sequence genome:
- the LOC115156820 gene encoding acyl-coenzyme A thioesterase 11 isoform X1, with product MRARGCRHYMGRVHDLEKLNLEIFRACYSISWTPNMSRHQNGEEYRNPTEVKKSQIVMPCHANHRQELSVGELLKWMDSTACLSAERHAGCPCVTASVDDIHFEHTIGVGQVINIKAKVNRAFNTSMEVGIVVSCEDLFSDSHWRVCQAVATFVSQRTTGGKVQLRPLVPCTQAEQVEHSLAAERRRMRLVHSDIMKDLLTNKAFQQVEVQEAEKAVPAERTRVESVELVLPTHANHQVNTFGGQIMAWMENVATIAASRLCNAHPTLQSIDMFHFRGPSHVGDRLVLKAIVNNAFKNSMEVGVCAEAYQGEEPLRHINSAFMTFEIRDREGKPCMLPRIRPEPLEGRRRYQEAIARNKIRLDRKYIISCKQTEVPLSVPWDLSNQVYLSYNNVSALKMLAARNNWLLNSEKNKVSLYTLEEKQVLSFKVETEVDIPAERAFMLLSDLSKRVEWDPNYERCELILRVDDDDFLYRVVTPSIGQDGASNSPSANQGGKVQDFILLASRRPPCDSGDPYVIALRSVTLPTHPPTEGYNRGEVLCAGFSILEVSKNISKISYFNQASPEVLPYISTDIAGLSSSFYGIFCACNTFLQENRGDHASTPQSQPPSSTLKSTQL from the exons ATGCGCGCCCGAGGTTGTCGACACTACATGGGCAGAGTACACGATCTGGAAAAACTCAATCTCGAAATATTCCGTGCGTGTTATAG CATCTCCTGGACCCCTAACATGAGTAGACACCAAAATGGGGAGGAGTACAGGAACCCAACAGAGGTGAAGAAGAGCCAGATAGTGATGCCCTGCCATGCCAACCACCGCCAGGAGCTCAGCGTGGGAGAGCTGCTCAAATGGATGGACTCAACAGCCTgtctgtcag CTGAAAGGCATGCTGGGTGTCCCTGTGTCACTGCCTCGGTCGACGACATCCACTTTGAACACACTATTGG gGTTGGACAGGTGATCAACATCAAGGCCAAAGTCAATCGAGCTTTCAACACCAGCATGGAG GTTGGCATCGTGGTGAGCTGTGAAGACCTGTTCAGCGATAGCCACTGGAGGGTGTGTCAGGCGGTTGCCACGTTTGTCAGCCAGCGCACCACTGGAGGGAAG GTGCAGCTGCGTCCGTTGGTCCCCTGTACACAGGCGGAGCAGGTGGAGCACAGTCTAGCAGccgagaggaggaggatgaggctCGTCCACTCTGATATCATGAAGGACCTGCTCACCAACAAGGCCTTCCAACAAG TGGAGGTCCAGGAGGCTGAGAAGGCGGTGCCAGCAGAGAGGACACGGGTGGAGAGTGTTGAGTTGGTTCTTCCTACTCATGCCAACCACCAGGTCAACACGTTCGGAGGACAGATCATGGCCTGGATGGAGAACGTGGCCACCATCGCTGCAAG tcgTCTGTGTAACGCCCACCCCACCCTGCAGAGCATAGACATGTTCCATTTCAGGGGTCCCTCACACGTGGGCGACCGGCTGGTCCTCAAAGCCATCGTCAACAATGCATTCAAGAACAG CATGGAGGTGGGCGTGTGTGCGGAGGCTTATCAGGGGGAGGAGCCTCTGAGACACATCAACAGCGCCTTCATGACCTTCGAAATCCGCGACCGCGAAGGCAAGCCGTGCATGTTGCCAAGGATACGACCCGAGCCGCTG GAGGGAAGGAGACGTTACCAGGAGGCCATCGCTAGAAACAAGATCCGACTCGACAG GAAGTACATAATATCCTGCAAGCAGACAGAGGTGCCCTTATCTGTACCGTGGGACCTCAGCAACCAG GTGTATCTCAGCTACAACAACGTTTCTGCTCTGAAGATGCTGGCCGCTAGAAACAACTGGTTGTTAAACTCTGAGAAAAACAAG GTGAGCCTGTACACCCTGGAGGAGAAGCAGGTGTTGAGTTTTAAGGTTGAGACGGAGGTAGACATCCCAGCTGAGAGGGCCTTTATGCTGCTCTCTGACTTAAGCAAGAGAGTGGAGTGGGACCCAAACTACGA GAGGTGTGAGCTGATTCTTAGGGTGGACGATGATGACTTTCTGTACCGCGTGGTGACTCCCTCCATAGGCCAGGATGGGGCCAGTAACAGCCCTTCAGCCAATCAGGGAGGGAAGGTCCAGGACTTCATCCTCCTGGCCTCCAGGAGACCACCGTGTGACAGCGG GGACCCTTATGTTATTGCTCTGCGTTCGGTCACTCTACCCACACACCCTCCTACAGAGGGCTACAACAGGGGAGAGGTGCTGTGTGCCGGCTTCAGCATCCTGGAGGTCTCCAAAAATATCTCCAAG ATCTCCTACTTCAACCAGGCGTCTCCCGAGGTCCTGCCCTACATCTCCACAGACATCGCCGGGCTCTCCTCCAGCTTCTACGGCATCTTCTGCGCCTGTAACACCTTCCTCCAGGAGAACAGGGGTGACCATGCCTCCACCCCCCAGTCCCAACCACCCTCCTCTACACTAAAAAGTACACAACTGTAA
- the LOC115157774 gene encoding protein FAM151A-like, with translation MNKALQSSIMVLEAVNVTPSPINTLGQWLDAVLLSKKGIKLDFKSIQAVTPSLGILSMTNQTKGMKPSLHFLSSAYHWDFLYGPVSVNMALSHGASQTQGYISGRGVAPHSQPDLLYHSGPLKPCEMGIPGPWWKTWRRY, from the exons ATGAACAAAGCACTCCAAA GTTCTATCATGGTTCTGGAAGCGGTCAACGTGACCCCCAGCCCCATCAACACTCTGGGCCAGTGGCTGGATGCAGTGCTCCTGTCAAAGAAAG GCATAAAGCTGGACTTCAAAAGCATTCAGGCGGTGACTCCCTCCCTGGGCATCCTGAGCATGACAAACCAGACTAAAGGGATGAAGCCCTCTCTCCACTTCCTCAGCTCAGCCTACCACTGGGACTTCCTGTACGGCCCCGTCTCGGTCAACATGGCCCTGTCCCATGGTGCCTCCCAGACCCAGGGCTACATCTCCGGGAGGGGAGTTGCTCCACACAGTCAACCAGATCTTCTATATCACTCTGGCCCCTTGAAGCCCTGTGAGATGGGTATTCCAGGGCCATGGTGGAAGACATGGAGGAGGTACTGA
- the LOC115156820 gene encoding acyl-coenzyme A thioesterase 11 isoform X2, with amino-acid sequence MSRHQNGEEYRNPTEVKKSQIVMPCHANHRQELSVGELLKWMDSTACLSAERHAGCPCVTASVDDIHFEHTIGVGQVINIKAKVNRAFNTSMEVGIVVSCEDLFSDSHWRVCQAVATFVSQRTTGGKVQLRPLVPCTQAEQVEHSLAAERRRMRLVHSDIMKDLLTNKAFQQVEVQEAEKAVPAERTRVESVELVLPTHANHQVNTFGGQIMAWMENVATIAASRLCNAHPTLQSIDMFHFRGPSHVGDRLVLKAIVNNAFKNSMEVGVCAEAYQGEEPLRHINSAFMTFEIRDREGKPCMLPRIRPEPLEGRRRYQEAIARNKIRLDRKYIISCKQTEVPLSVPWDLSNQVYLSYNNVSALKMLAARNNWLLNSEKNKVSLYTLEEKQVLSFKVETEVDIPAERAFMLLSDLSKRVEWDPNYERCELILRVDDDDFLYRVVTPSIGQDGASNSPSANQGGKVQDFILLASRRPPCDSGDPYVIALRSVTLPTHPPTEGYNRGEVLCAGFSILEVSKNISKISYFNQASPEVLPYISTDIAGLSSSFYGIFCACNTFLQENRGDHASTPQSQPPSSTLKSTQL; translated from the exons ATGAGTAGACACCAAAATGGGGAGGAGTACAGGAACCCAACAGAGGTGAAGAAGAGCCAGATAGTGATGCCCTGCCATGCCAACCACCGCCAGGAGCTCAGCGTGGGAGAGCTGCTCAAATGGATGGACTCAACAGCCTgtctgtcag CTGAAAGGCATGCTGGGTGTCCCTGTGTCACTGCCTCGGTCGACGACATCCACTTTGAACACACTATTGG gGTTGGACAGGTGATCAACATCAAGGCCAAAGTCAATCGAGCTTTCAACACCAGCATGGAG GTTGGCATCGTGGTGAGCTGTGAAGACCTGTTCAGCGATAGCCACTGGAGGGTGTGTCAGGCGGTTGCCACGTTTGTCAGCCAGCGCACCACTGGAGGGAAG GTGCAGCTGCGTCCGTTGGTCCCCTGTACACAGGCGGAGCAGGTGGAGCACAGTCTAGCAGccgagaggaggaggatgaggctCGTCCACTCTGATATCATGAAGGACCTGCTCACCAACAAGGCCTTCCAACAAG TGGAGGTCCAGGAGGCTGAGAAGGCGGTGCCAGCAGAGAGGACACGGGTGGAGAGTGTTGAGTTGGTTCTTCCTACTCATGCCAACCACCAGGTCAACACGTTCGGAGGACAGATCATGGCCTGGATGGAGAACGTGGCCACCATCGCTGCAAG tcgTCTGTGTAACGCCCACCCCACCCTGCAGAGCATAGACATGTTCCATTTCAGGGGTCCCTCACACGTGGGCGACCGGCTGGTCCTCAAAGCCATCGTCAACAATGCATTCAAGAACAG CATGGAGGTGGGCGTGTGTGCGGAGGCTTATCAGGGGGAGGAGCCTCTGAGACACATCAACAGCGCCTTCATGACCTTCGAAATCCGCGACCGCGAAGGCAAGCCGTGCATGTTGCCAAGGATACGACCCGAGCCGCTG GAGGGAAGGAGACGTTACCAGGAGGCCATCGCTAGAAACAAGATCCGACTCGACAG GAAGTACATAATATCCTGCAAGCAGACAGAGGTGCCCTTATCTGTACCGTGGGACCTCAGCAACCAG GTGTATCTCAGCTACAACAACGTTTCTGCTCTGAAGATGCTGGCCGCTAGAAACAACTGGTTGTTAAACTCTGAGAAAAACAAG GTGAGCCTGTACACCCTGGAGGAGAAGCAGGTGTTGAGTTTTAAGGTTGAGACGGAGGTAGACATCCCAGCTGAGAGGGCCTTTATGCTGCTCTCTGACTTAAGCAAGAGAGTGGAGTGGGACCCAAACTACGA GAGGTGTGAGCTGATTCTTAGGGTGGACGATGATGACTTTCTGTACCGCGTGGTGACTCCCTCCATAGGCCAGGATGGGGCCAGTAACAGCCCTTCAGCCAATCAGGGAGGGAAGGTCCAGGACTTCATCCTCCTGGCCTCCAGGAGACCACCGTGTGACAGCGG GGACCCTTATGTTATTGCTCTGCGTTCGGTCACTCTACCCACACACCCTCCTACAGAGGGCTACAACAGGGGAGAGGTGCTGTGTGCCGGCTTCAGCATCCTGGAGGTCTCCAAAAATATCTCCAAG ATCTCCTACTTCAACCAGGCGTCTCCCGAGGTCCTGCCCTACATCTCCACAGACATCGCCGGGCTCTCCTCCAGCTTCTACGGCATCTTCTGCGCCTGTAACACCTTCCTCCAGGAGAACAGGGGTGACCATGCCTCCACCCCCCAGTCCCAACCACCCTCCTCTACACTAAAAAGTACACAACTGTAA